Genomic DNA from Rhodoferax mekongensis:
CGGGCCTGAGCGCGCTGGCCGGGCCCACAGGCGGCTTTCTGGGCGGCCTGCTCGGCGGCACCACCGGTGCAGCGATAGGGCTGCAAGCCATGTTCTTGGTTTTTGTCCCGCTGTTTGCGTGGCTGGCGTGGAACAGTGTGCGCGCCCACCGTTCGCCTCAGATGATTTCGGCTTAAAGAATCAACTTTTTATTCGTTTGAGTTTTGATGAGGACTGATTACAGTCGTTTTCCATCAGCGCTGCCGACTGCCCCATGCTTGGCATTGATATGCCAAACAGGCCTCTAGCGCCCATGGAATATGCGCGAGCAGCTCTTTATTTCATAGCAAATTTGTCACACACCAAGGAGAAGCGCCATGTCCGAGAACTGGAAATTCGAAACCAAGTCCGTCCACGCCGGTTACAGCCCCGATCCCACTACCAAGGCTGTCGCCGTGCCGATCTACCAGACGGCGGCTTATGCCTTTGACAGCGCCCAGCATGGCGCCGACCTGTTCGACCTGAAGGTGCCGGGCAACATCTACACCCGCATCATGAACCCCACGCAGGACGTGCTGGAAAAGCGCGTCGCGGCCCTGGAAGGCGGCCTGGCGGCCCTGGCCCTGGCCTCCGGCCAAGCGGCGGTGACCTACGCCATCCAGACGATTGCCGAGGCGGGCGACAACATCGTCTCCAGCACAGCACTTTACGGCGGCACCTACAACCTGTTCGCCCACACGCTGCCCCAATTCGGCATCACTACCCGCTTTGCGGACCACAAGAACCCCGACAGCTTTGCCCCGCTGATTGATGAACGTACCAAAGCCATCTTTGTCGAGTCTTTGGGCAACCCGCAAGGCAATGTGACCGACATCCGCCGCATTGCCGACATCGCGCACGCGCACGGCATTCCGCTTATTGTGGACAACACCGTGGCCACGCCCTACCTGCTGCGCCCCATCGAGCACGGCGCCGACATCGTGGTGCACTCGCTCACCAAGTACCTGGGCGGCCACGGCACCACCATTGGCGGTGCGATTGTGGACAGCGGCAAGTTCCCCTGGGCCGAGCACAAGGCCCGCTTCAAGCGCCTGAATGAGCCCGACCCCAGCTACCACGGCGTGGTCTATACCGAAGCCCTGGGACCTGCCGCCTACATCGGCCGTGCCCGCGTGGTGCCCTTGCGCAATACCGGTGCCGCCATTTCGCCCTTCAATGCATTCCTGATCCTGCAAGGCATAGAGACCCTGGCCCTGCGCCTGGAACGCATCACCGACAACGCGCTCAAGGTCGCGCAGCACCTGCAGAAGCACCCCAAAGTATCTTGGGTGAACTTTGCCGCCCTGCCCGGTCACCCCGACCATGCACTGGCGCAGAAATACCTGGGCGGCAAGGCCTCCGGGCTGCTGACCTTTGGTGTGAAGTCGGCCGAAGGCCAAGGCCGCGAAGCCGGCGCC
This window encodes:
- a CDS encoding O-acetylhomoserine aminocarboxypropyltransferase/cysteine synthase family protein, with protein sequence MSENWKFETKSVHAGYSPDPTTKAVAVPIYQTAAYAFDSAQHGADLFDLKVPGNIYTRIMNPTQDVLEKRVAALEGGLAALALASGQAAVTYAIQTIAEAGDNIVSSTALYGGTYNLFAHTLPQFGITTRFADHKNPDSFAPLIDERTKAIFVESLGNPQGNVTDIRRIADIAHAHGIPLIVDNTVATPYLLRPIEHGADIVVHSLTKYLGGHGTTIGGAIVDSGKFPWAEHKARFKRLNEPDPSYHGVVYTEALGPAAYIGRARVVPLRNTGAAISPFNAFLILQGIETLALRLERITDNALKVAQHLQKHPKVSWVNFAALPGHPDHALAQKYLGGKASGLLTFGVKSAEGQGREAGARFLDALQVFTRLVNIGDAKSLATHPASTTHRQLSPEELAKAGVPVDAVRLSVGIEHIDDLLADLDSALAAV